Within Zootoca vivipara chromosome 10, rZooViv1.1, whole genome shotgun sequence, the genomic segment ACATTGGGACTCTTAATTAAACTCTTACTGTTTAGCTACATAACAATACACAAACTTCATAATGTAACCCATTTgcctgctgagttcaggattaaACTTTAGGGATACGACCACAGTCAAGAATTAAACAGTTTACTCTTCCTAAAGTATACAGGTTTTCTTGAAGTAGCATATTGCCCATTAATATATGTGAAGTCATGAGTTGTTATAGTATACTAATTACctcacgcaaaaaaaaaaaaaaccccacacatacacacacaattgaTTCAATACCAGTTAAGTGCTTTTAATTTATGTTGAAGGTAGGCTACCTAACTGCTAATGGAGATAATCTTGCTACCTAGCCAAGAGCTAATGTGAAATAGACAAGTATGTTCTGTTTATATATTCTTAATGTGTTATGGTAAAGACCTCATATACTCTACTTAACTTTAAAAATGGATGTACTCAGAGTAAACATAGGATTTACTTACCTTATATAATGGATAATGTCTCTCAGGTATCATGAGTGATTTAGATCTCTTTAGGTCATTATTAATGTAAAAGAAAATCACTCCAGCTACGTTTCTTTAAACTTACACTTTAAATTATGTTTCTGTAacctttttgctgctttttccCCAGCCAAAGTTCTCTTGTAAAGAATGGGACCCAAATTTACCATCTTTGTGTCTTCCAAATCCTGAGTATTTGGCCCCTGAATACATCCTCTCAGTGAGCTGCGAGACAGCCAGTGACATGTATTCCCTAGGAGCAATTATGTATGCTGTGTTTAATAATGGAAAACCTATTTTTGAGGTCAACAAACAGGATATTTATAAAAGTTTCAGCAGACAGCTGGATCAGGTATTTTATGGGTCTGTTTGTTAAATTCACATTTGAATACATAAGTATTATGAAAAAAGTATTAAAATTGTCTACAAGTTGTATTTTGGTTCTATGTTAATGAAAAAAACATTTAACTTGTACTGAAGGAGGTGGCTTGTCTGTCATGGAAAGCAATAATGTGGGGTAAATAAAACTCTTGCCTCATGCTTTAGAGCCTGTTATCACCAAGTTTGAGGGTACTGGGTTCACCTGTGTGTGAGAAGACCCCATTAAAGTTTCTTTCATCCTTGCTGTTAAGGAACATCACCAAAGTAGAAATATGTGTTTTACTCACATTTTCATAAGTTTGATTGTGTTGCATTGGGATAAGGAAAATCAGCCACAGGGCCTGTTCTAGTGTCTCTGAAACCAGCTAAAACTGATGTAGAATGGGTGCAGAAGTGGGAATAGTTGCCACATTAGGGAAGCTCTAGGTTTGTCTTTCATGAATTGAGCagggttaaaaaatgaacttaACACATATTTTGTTTATCTGGCAATTAAGTGAACTACCTTCCATGTAGTTcagggatttgtttttgtttttgtttttgaagtagATAATTGAATTCATTCAACTAGATCATTCCAAGCGCTATTTCAGTCATACTGTATGCAGGGGTTTGTTTTAATGCTAATGCATGTGCTTTATTTATGCAGCTTAGTCGTTTGGGCGCCAATAACCTTCAAGACATTCCAGAAGAAGTCCGTGAGCATGTAAAACTACTGTTAAACGTAGCTCCTGCAGTCAGACCAGATGCAGACCAAATGACTAAGGTAAAAAGACTACTGTAAACAACATTCTGGATCAAAATTTTCAATAGGAGATTAAACTTTCTACTTTATTGCCAGATAACAAGCAGTCAGTGATTAACTGGAActgtaattttgcaaaatgttctctttttttaGAGGAGGATGTTTTGCCAAAACTAGAAAATATGTGTTTTCTATATatatgaaaaaggaaaaaaattcaaTTTAGTGTTATATACTTTTTCGGGTTTAACTGAATTGTATTAAATCTGCAATCTGCAATCATATATGCAAtcatagaagacatctgaaggcagccctgttcagggaggcttttaatgtttaatagattactgtgttttattttctgttggaagctgaccagagtggctggggaaacccagccagatgggcggggtataaataataaattattattattattattattattattattattattattattattatatctacttACTGGGGAGTAAACCCCagtgaatttaatggggcttttTTCCAAGTAGACATATAAAAGATTGTGCTACAAATGTTATGGTGCTTTTGAAAAAGTTTAATATATACCATGCTTATGACCTCAAATATcactttctttttataaaaatatCTGTATTTTTAGATACCATTCTTTGATGATGTTGGGGCGATGACACTACAGTACTTCGATTCATTATTCCAAAGGGATAATCTTCAAAAGTCACAGTTTTTTAAAGGGCTGCCAAAAGTTCTACCAAAATTGCCTAAGGTCAGCAATCTCAGATTATTTTACTAGACCTGTACTGTCACAGAACTCTGTGTCTTTTGTAGCTGAAGCATGCATTGCTGCTCTCTGATAGTGTTCTTGGAGTAAGAAGGCAAAGGCCTTAACACTTCCTCATTTAAATTGGCATTTTATAAAGTGTGCTATAAGGCAAACtgatatacagtcaaacctcggtttgcgaccgcctccgtttgcgaccgcttctgTTTCTGACCAtcacggacccagaagtgtttacatccgggttccacggcgcccagatgcgcagaagcgatctgcgcagcacacGCATATGCAGAAGCGAccggctccgcggaacggattgtggtcgcaaaccgaggtaccactgtataacaatatTGTTAAAAGTTTGCAATACTTCTGTTTTACTTGCAATACTAGCATGCTTTATGCAGGTTTTTGAAGAAATTTTATTTCCTTACAAAATAATGTCTGTTTTCTTTCAGCGTGTTATAGTGCAGAGGATTTTGCCTGCCTTGACATCTGAATTTGTGAACCCAGACATGGTCCCTTTTGTTCTGCCTAATGTTCTGCTCATTGCAGAGGAATGTTCCAAAGAAGAGTATATAAAGTTAATTCTACCTGATCTCAACCCTGTCTTTAAACAGCAGGAACCAATTCAGGTACTTTTCTGTCTTAAACATAATTCTGGTCCCATATGAACCATCTACCTAGTTGTTTAGGGCTATATTGTTTAGGGCTATCTTTTGAACACAAGGATATTAAATCTTgggggggaggcccttctctcggtcccaccaccctcacagacACACTTGGTAGGTatgtgggagagggccttctcagtggctacttCCAGACTAACTCCCTCccgactggctccctccttgttgtccttctatCGGCAAGTGAATAACTTCTTTTTCCAACAGGCTTCTGGGGATTGACTGTTTTAAGGGAAAAGCTTGTGTCATACtgtttttgttgtaattatttgtatgtttttaatatcaattctttttatgtttaattgatttttaatcattattatttacatgtttttagttgttcttattttatctgtaagtcaccttgaatttctgtcagggggaaaggcagggaatgatgatgatgatgatgttgatgttaaGCTTAACAGACAGAAATATTTCCAAGCAGCCACATATTTCAGTATGTGTATTGGTTAGGTACTAGTTGGGCTTTTAGTGAACGGGTATATATTGTCTTTCAATCTAGAACATTGCACTTTGTATATGTACTTCATTCTCTTGGAAAGTTCAAATTTATGCTATTGGATTACTATCTTAAAAATAGAGAATAATGTCAGAATGTTCTTATTTTCCATGCTTCCAGGCTAGCAACATGGTGAGTGTGTGCATTTGCTATGTTTACATGAATATTTGATTATATAAGGTAATATATATGGAAGTGATTAACAAAAATTAAAGCTTTGACACTTGTCAATATTGCATTTATTAAAAACAGATTctgttgatatttcttcaaaAAATGGACTTGCTGCTAACCAAAACACCTCCCGAAGAAATAAAGAACAGTGTTCTACCAATGGTTTATCGAGCATTAGAAGCACCTTCAATTCAGATTCAGGTCTGGTAATTTCAGTTTTTGTTCAGCTTCATTCTAGCTGGAAAATCTATCTGGAGATTTGCTTACTGAAAGGAACTCCCTCTTctcacatttttatttgtttttctattGTTTACTCCACTTGCAGTACCCCCTGAAAATGATTCCAGGGAGTTGAGAGAAGCTCTGGGAGATAGGTGCGGGGGAACAGCAGGGGGAAAGGGAGTATAGGCAAAAAATCACTTCTCTTTCATCAGTGGTGCCAACACTAAATCAGAAGCCCTTTCTGAAAGAAAAGTTAGGAAAGTTAGAAGGGATAAAAGGATTTTCTCTAGTAAACATTCTGGTCATGATTCATGTGAAAGTTTACATTATCTCTGTGATTGTATAAAGTTCCTAAAACATTTGCAGGCAGCATTCAAGCTTAATCATCTTATTTTGGACATTTTGTTACtacaataatattttaataacatTGATAAGGGAGGATTTCCTACACCAGTAACAGGgaagttgtggccctccagatgttgtaggactacaactccctttacCCCCAACTattggctgtgcttgctgtgGCAAGAGGGCCAAACATTATTGTTCATTATTATTAGTGGCTCTGAACTCTTAAGGAAGTGGAATTctaaattttgtttcaaataaataaaatgttatgaTTTATTTAGTGTtagcagagacagagagaaagacagaactgtggacttaattttttttaaaattgcatattgTTCATATATACTAATTGTGATACTTTTATTTGCAGGAACTCTGCTTAAACATAATTCCTACGTTTGCCAACCTTATAGACTATCCATCAATGAAAAATTCACTGATACCAAGAATTAAAAATGCCTGTTTACAAACATCATCTCTTGCTGTAAGTTGAAGATTCAGAAGTCTTTAAAACCATATTGAAATTGTTTGTCTTTCTGCTTTTGCTGttaactttctctctttcttaaaaacaaaaatatacccTGATCAATTGCAAGTTATGCTTCATTATAAGGGGATTCAAATGAATCCTCCATCCCACATGAACAAATGGAGAGAGAAGTTCCCAACATCTCTGCATTCAACTTCAGATGTGGGGGCCTATTTGCACACAGCTCTATGCACATAGACTGTATATTCCATTGAGAACCCCAGTTTTGAAGGATTTATCTATATAGTGAAAAACTGGACTTATACTATTGTGTGACCATAGACCTGCCTTTCCTAAGCAGTACTGAATGCGGTGGATTCATCAAATCAAGAATTATATAATAGAGCATTTTCATGCTTTGGATTAAGGTAGGGGAGACTAACCTGTAGACCACAGATTGTGCCCAACAGTGTTATGGGGGGTCTGTCAGAGCCCACCCCCCCTAATTTGTTACTTCTCCTGGGAGGGTCCCTGCTGTGATACCATGAATGCCCAAACTTTTTGTAACTCTCCCAAGCCCATGAaaacatgtttattttaaaaagaacttttttaaaaaaacctgattaCTCCTGCAGGTTCCCTGCTCTGATGCCAAAATATGTTTTTGGTACTCTcaagaccaggcattcccaaactgtggccctccagatgttttggcctacaactcccatgatccctagctaacaggactagtggttggggaagatgggaattgtagtccaaaacatctggagggctgaagtttggggatgcctgctcaagacccTCAAAatgtgtcttaaaaaaaaaaaagctgctctCAATTTTTACATCTCAGACTCTAACAACTAGATTTGTGGGAATTATTAACAGCACCATTCCAGTGATTAAAAGAGTTCTTACTTTACCCAAAGACTTTTCTCTGCTGAAATCACTGGTTATTAGAATGTATCTGGTTTTCCCTAGTCGTGCAAAATGAGAACTATACAGGCCAGTGCCAAAGTAAAATAACGTAGCAGAGAATTTAGTAGGGTGTGGAATGCAGAGTTATGTTTAGATCCACTTGGAGTCTGGGAGCCTTCaatgaagagatttttttttatcaaacaCCACTACTATGGTGGTAGTAATGATCTATTAACATGTTTAGGTTTTGTATGGCCTGCCTTTAGTTGGATAATATTATTGAATtttgtttgaaaacaaacaaacaaacaaataattgaaACAGATATCTAGTGAGATACAGTTCCATATGACTAGTACTTTACATTATGTAATAATCAATTGAAGCCTTATTCCAGATGCCCCATCTTCAGAAATGAGGTGGGGACTGGAGAGAAGGCTTTATTTCCTAGAGGAATCCAGCATTCcattccatcccatcccatccccatTCATACACCAGCCTTtgcccaacttggtgcccttcaggtgttcttgaattccaacttccatcactcATGGGCAGCattgcccaatggtcagggattgtaCTTTCCAGATTTATATACGttctctgtttttgttgttcACAGTCATAGTTAagattttattaatttccattgtTAATCTTACTTGGAGTAGGCCCAGTGAAATAATTAAGTTCATTTGGTCTACTCTGTGTATGACTACTGTTGGATGTCACCCATAGTTTGGTTGTTTTAGAATATTCAAACAAGTAAGACCATTGGGTTGTGCTTTTTCTCTTATATATTGTGTGTTGGATAGTGTTTTATATGTTGGCAACCAAAATTGGGTTGAAAGGTGTgatatattaaataaaatgtgTTGTGACTTATACCACTGGTTAAGTAATAGTACACAATTGAGTGGGAGAGCTTGGCACATAGATACTGTTACTGGCAGCAGTGTATGTTTACTGTAACATGTAGTTCCCAACCAGCATGCtcctgtgtgtgtaaaaataaataaatcacattgctTCCTAAATGCTTTACCTTGGGAAATTAGTTCTATTCACATTGAGTCACATTGAGTACAATGGGGCTTACCCTCAGGCAAGTAAGTATAGGATTGAAGCATTAATTGTTTATATGAAATTAACTCAAAATTCAAATCCTATGAAAACATGGCTATTGAAAAATCTTTAAACTCCTGTATTAATATTTTCAAGAGTTTTCTCTATTTTTTATAAAAGTTTAGTTTAGAGGGTTTGTTTTTATATTCATTAGGTACGTGTAAATTCCTTAGTCTGTTTGGGAAAGATTTTGGAATACTTGGATAAGTGGTTCGTTCTTGATGATATTCTGCCTTTTTTGCAACAAATTCCTTCCAAGGAACCCGCAGTCCTTATGGGAATTCTAGGTAACATGATATTTTGTTTCTTGTGCTCTCTGTAGTAGTCTCTCTGTGGTATTAATATTTGTGGTACTGTTAAATGTACAATTCCACAAGGCATTACAATtctataactttttaaaataatatcccatattttttgttttcttttaatttggtCAAACACTGCAAAGACTTGGTTTAACTTCTAAAGTTCACACTAATGCCCACAGTTATAGAAATAATTAATATAGCATCTTTTCGTTTCTCCATTCCCTTGCCCTCGGAAAAATGCAGAACACCTTTTAAGAAAGGTATAAATtgtagtttgtgatttttttaaataaaaaaaatacatttaacctAGTCTTTGGTTCAAAGGAATATATAATGATGTTACTTTGTGAAGGCACGATTATTAGATAATTCATTGTGTTTAATGTTTCATAAAAGGTATCTACAAATGTACGTTTAGTCATAAGAAACTGGGAATTACAAAAGAGCAACTTGCAGGAAAGGTTCTGCCCCATCTGATTCCTCTCAGCATTGAGAACAATCTTAATCTAAATCAGGTAGGATAATGTTTTTCCTATGTTTGTTTGTAAGTATCCTTCATTTCAttgggacttagaatcatagaactgaagagttggaaggcaccctgagggtcatctagtccaaccccctgcaatgcaggtgtcttttgcccaacgtgggacttgaacctaCCATCCTGAGAGTCTCATGTTTTACCGAAAACTGCAGCTATAGATAAGATTGCAACACTTTTGTAAAATGCTATTCATTTTGTACGCCACTATAAAGCAGAAAACATCCTGCTGCTATCCATTGCAGTTACATAAATATGGTGAACCGTTTCTTCTCACGTGTACTTGGATGCTAATTCTACTGCCCAGTTTCTTCTCTTTCAACAACTCTTATCTTCTTTTGCTGATAGAaatgtatttctctctctgaTCCCAGTACTTAGAACTTCTCCCCTCTCTAGCTAGTGGGAGTTCTAATGTTCAAGGGATCCATATTTAGTTTCCTGTCTTATATTCTGTCTTACAGTCAACTAATAAGATATATGGATAAAATGCAAGGATGAGGACAAATATTTATAACTGTTCATTTTATAGGCTGCTTTTTATAACATATTTGACTTCCCTACCTTGTTTGTTCCATGTTTTTTACTGGGGTTTGTATTCCATTGTTAGCTACTTTGATCTATTTTCTCAGAAGAATAAAAGCAtataccttttaaaatattttaaattctttGTCTTTTTACCTCAACTTAAATCTGAGGGACACAATTGATGCTGTGCAACATTTAGCTTTTaagaatttaataaatgaaaacagaTTAGCAACTACCATAGTTTGAATATTTCCTGTTTTCATAAAGCATATTCTGCTCATGGTGGCAcagcctttaaaataataattaaaaatacatatatttcttTTCTAGTTTAATTCCTTTATTTCAGTCATAAAAGAGATGTTATGTAAATTGGAAGCTGAGCATAAGACCAAACTTGAACAGATCCATGTTATGCAAGAACAGCAAAAGTAAGTGTGCATATTGTTTGTTTGTACAGTGAATTAGAGGCTAGTTTACAGCCTTCTTTTATAGTTTCCAAACTAATTGGGAAAATTTTCACTGTTCCTTCAAGATTCAAGTGTCTTTGTTATACCACTCAAgcttcctttttatatttttagttGAAATCTGCATAGTTTGGTTTTCCTTATAATAAATGGGTTTTTAACTTGGTGTCTGCATTTCTTGCATATCCATCCAGTTCCCAGTATTGGCAAAGACTGGGAATTAACAAATCCTACCAACCTTTCCTTAAATGCTATTTCTGAAGAACCCTTCTTTGGTTGGTTGGCTATTTGTATTCAAGAAGTTCAGAGCACGGTTTTAGCTTCATAACAACTCTTATCAGGTAGCTTAGCCACCAGTGATCTTCAACACCAGCTTGGAACACCAGTTTTTCATGTTCAAGGGATCAATCCACCATGTCTCCTactaatttaaatattaatttttatGTCGCAGATCAAACCATGCTAACCAAATGACCCTTCTATGTTGTTTAGAAATGAAATTGCAGAATCTAAGACCAGATAGCAGTCTTTTCCTTAGCACAATTGTTTCAGTCCTAGCTCTGCCTATATTATATATAATCTTTTATTGGTTTTGTTATTTTGTCACATGAATAAACTATTATTAAAGGGAAACAAAATTGGGAGACGAGTTATTGCTCTTCAGCAGGGATAGAAAACCCTCAGGCTAAATGCAGCTCCCAGACCACTCCACATTGGAACATTGTCGAAAAGGGAATACAGCTTTCAGGCTGAAAAACACTCCCCACCTACAACACAGATTTTCTTACTAAGGATGACATGAAACCATAAGACTTCCATGAGTGAAACGGAGAAGGCAGCAATATTTAACTCTCCTCTTTCCCCTGCAACTCCCCAAGTCTGTTCCAGAGGAATGGGAAACACTCTGCAGCAGATTTAGGAGGAGCATGGAAGGCTGCGATGAGAACTGCTTTCTGTCCCATTCATAGAATGAATGACACTTTTGGATACAACTAAATATATTTTTCAGAAGTATGCAATGACATTTTGGGTATTATCAAGTAAAATACATATTCTTGATCGAGGTGCTGTCTATTTAACAGGTGAAGCCTAAGAGGTGAAGATCTTCTTTTTtaaggagatttttttaaaaaaaactttcatatAGTAGCTAATTTTGCTTATATTTTAATTATCTGATATGCTTTACTTCACGAAGTACATATACAAATTAATATTGGAAATCATTTTGGATTTATACAAAGTAAAGTAGCTTGCAAATTCTTTACCCATAGGTGAATCAAAGCACATATTCTCTTACACTGAATTTGCTGTTCATTACAGCAAATTGTCTACCATTTGTCTTGTTAAAGATGGATCAtataatttgcatttttatggGTTGGTTTTATGCTGAAACTATTTGCTAGCACCTTGTTACAATTGTACTTTTGCATTGTAGATCTTTCGATATAACTAATCCAATGAGCCCACCTGAAGAAACAAAAGCCAGTAATACAGGCAATCAGGCAAGAAGCTGTCTTTATTGGATCATTCCAGTATTTGCTTAATcaaattctttttaaagataaatgcttCTTCATCCATCTTTTTTAATTTGAACAGATTGACAAGGTGTTTAGCAGCCTAGGAACAGATATCTTAGCTAGTGGACCTGATTGTAAAGAGAATGGAATGTTGACAAATAAGAGAAAGGTAAGCTTTTATAAATTATTGTGCAAGGTATAAATAAGAAGGAATTTTTCATCAGTATGCTTATCAGGGGTTCTATATCCTGAGCTATGTATCTTGGTCTACCAAGGCTCCCCAATAAGCCCAATTTAAATGGATCCTGGTTGACCCATGTGCACTCCTTCCTTCTTGGTGTTGCTAGTTAAGGGTTTCATGAGTTCAGAATCTAGATTTGTGAGGTCAGGAATAGGAAGTACCCAATTGTTCAACTTTATGTAGAGGGAGATGGTGTCCCCTGTGTTTTTCTGATAGAAGTAATCAGCATTTCTTCATGAGATGATGCTGAGCCTTGTATGAAATAGTGATCCTGATTGTTGCCAAACTGGTGCTTTTTACAGCAAGAGAAGCACTTATCAGAATGACTGATCAAATTATTTGTTGAATTTCTTGCATCTTTAAATCAGATTGTAATATTGGCTAGAATTACTTTTACTCTAGAATGGGTTAAATGGAAGccatggacatccagtgaagatgatcagataaagtacttcttcacccagcacagttaaactatggaactccctccctcaggatgcagtgatggccaccaacttggatggctttgaaagaggattagagaaatacaaggaggagagggctattaatGGCTGCTAGCAATGAttattgtgttctgcttccacagttggaggcagcaatcctgaatcccagttgctggaaaccacaggaggggagtgctcttgtgctcatgttctgcttgctggtttcccacgggcatctggttggctgctatgagaacaggatgctggactagataggccattggcctgatcgagcagattcttcttatgttcttaaaatcaGCTCTGGAAGGTTGGATGGGGGAAGCAGTGGGGAGAAGAGAAACCAGAAGTCCCATTGTACAAACAGATTTTCATTGTGCCTGTGGGTAGGCGTTATTGGAACCAAAAGAGAACTTTGTACAAAAGGGTTAAGAAAATACTGGCCAAGCAAGTTACCAGAAGGTTTCATTTTCATTCTTTATATATTTATGACACTCAGCCATAAGCTAGTTTCTCAGCCACCTCTAATATCAGAGCTTGCACCTTAGAAAGATGACCCAATGAGTAGTTAACATGTTTTGCAcatctcagattcaatccctgataCGTTCAGCTAAAAGTATCGGTTAAACTATGGTGATGGAAAGAATCTCAGACTgagacccaggagagctgctgttaGTCAGTGTGTGGGCAGTACTGGGCTAAAATGGACAGTTTCCTTGTTCATCTTGATCAAACACCATCCTCACTTGCAAGCCGAATGAAACAGTACTTTAATCGCTCTGTAAATCTGCAGTAGGAAAATGAAAAGGCCTGGACTGAGAAGATGTGCATTGGGAAGGGAGAAGCCAGAGATATgttcttctccagcacaagccagACTAGAGGAAGGTgcgaggaaaaagaaaggaaaaacagtGCAGTTGGAGGGGACTATATCTGGATGCAAC encodes:
- the SCYL2 gene encoding SCY1-like protein 2, with translation MESMLNKLKSTVTKVTADVTSAVMGNPVTREFDVGRHIASGGNGLAWKIFNGTKKSTKQEVAVFVFDKKLIDKYQKFEKDQIIDSLKRGVQQLTRLRHPRLLTVQHPLEESRDCLAFCTEPVCASLANILGSWDNLPSPLPSDIKEYKLFDVEMKYGLLQVSEGLSFLHSSVKMVHGNLTPENIILNKSGAWKITGFDFSISSINPSEQEPKFSCKEWDPNLPSLCLPNPEYLAPEYILSVSCETASDMYSLGAIMYAVFNNGKPIFEVNKQDIYKSFSRQLDQLSRLGANNLQDIPEEVREHVKLLLNVAPAVRPDADQMTKIPFFDDVGAMTLQYFDSLFQRDNLQKSQFFKGLPKVLPKLPKRVIVQRILPALTSEFVNPDMVPFVLPNVLLIAEECSKEEYIKLILPDLNPVFKQQEPIQILLIFLQKMDLLLTKTPPEEIKNSVLPMVYRALEAPSIQIQELCLNIIPTFANLIDYPSMKNSLIPRIKNACLQTSSLAVRVNSLVCLGKILEYLDKWFVLDDILPFLQQIPSKEPAVLMGILGIYKCTFSHKKLGITKEQLAGKVLPHLIPLSIENNLNLNQFNSFISVIKEMLCKLEAEHKTKLEQIHVMQEQQKSFDITNPMSPPEETKASNTGNQIDKVFSSLGTDILASGPDCKENGMLTNKRKGSLTLEEKQKLAKEQEQAQKLKNQQPLKPQPHTVTAPVKQTKDLTDTLRESMASLTSQSINKPKVPSSNSFSSVGIGMGFPSPVESAKRNGLNANMGFQPSGFGMGIGTTSQNYFSTAGVTGIANMNMMPAANMAPYSPMNTTAAVSQPAQQSRPPDMSALDSLFKAQKPKVSMNQLSQQKTNPWLNQFAPPQGTNSTALGTQVNAMGQSGFGLQGNPFFSPQNFTQPTNSMTSSSSASNDLKDLFG